The DNA segment TCCCGACCCCACCCCCTACGCCGAGAACCTGCTCGCCCGCTGGCAGGAGCCGCAGCGGAGGTACCACACGCTCGCCCACCTCACGGCGGTCCTCGACCGGATCGACACGCTGGAGGAGTACGCGGCCGACCCGGACGTCGTACGGCTGGCCGCGTGGTTCCACGACGCCGTCTACCTGCCCGACCGGTCCGAGAACGAGGAGCGGTCCGCGGCGCTCGCCGAGCGGGCCCTCACCGAGGCCGGGGTGCCGGAGGCGAAGGTCGCGGAGGTGGCCCGGCTGGTGCGGCTCACCGTCACCCACGACCCCGCCGACGACGACCGCGACGGCCAGGTGCTGTGCGACGCCGACCTCGCGATCCTCGCCGCGCCCCCGTCGGCGTACGCCGCCTACACCGCCGAGGTCCGCGCGGAGTACCACTTCGTGCCGGGCGACGCGTTCCGCGAAGGACGTGCGGGAATCCTGCGCCAACTCCTCGCCCTGCCCCGCCTGTTCCGCACCCCGTACGGCCAGGAGCACTGGGAGCCGACCGCCCGCTACAACCTGGGCGCCGAGCTGGAAATGCTGTCGACCTGAGAGGTCCGGCGGCCTAGGGTGCGCCCCATGCGACCGATAAACGGGGACCACGTGACCGAGGCCGTGGCGGGCTGCACGGCTGCACTGCGCACCGCGCTGGACCGCGACTGGCGGGCCGTCAGGGCGGAGCGGCTGGACTGGGACTGCCACACCACCGCGTTCCACATCGCCGAAGACCTCATCTCGTACGCCGCCAACCTGGCCGGAGGCGCCCAGGACGCCTACGTACCGTTCGAAATCGCCCTCGACGAAGGCACCGACAACGCCGGCCTGCTGCACGTCATCGAGACGACCGGCGCACTGCTGGCCGCCGCCGTGCGCACCGCCCCGCCGGGAGCCCGCGCCTTCCACCCGTACCCGTTCCGCAGCGCCGACCGCGAGGGCTTCGCCGCGATGGGCGTCGCCGAGATCCTGCTGCACACCCATGACATCGCGCAGGGCCTCGGCATCTCCTACGAGCCGTCCGAGGAACTCGCCGAGTCCGTCCTGACCTGCCTCTTCCCGCACGTCCAGCCCGGCCCCGCGCCCTGGCCGAC comes from the Streptomyces sp. NBC_00820 genome and includes:
- a CDS encoding HD domain-containing protein, translating into MADLDALRLRFADALEGARAPGGGSAPDPDPSPGPDPTPYAENLLARWQEPQRRYHTLAHLTAVLDRIDTLEEYAADPDVVRLAAWFHDAVYLPDRSENEERSAALAERALTEAGVPEAKVAEVARLVRLTVTHDPADDDRDGQVLCDADLAILAAPPSAYAAYTAEVRAEYHFVPGDAFREGRAGILRQLLALPRLFRTPYGQEHWEPTARYNLGAELEMLST